From a single Leptospira levettii genomic region:
- a CDS encoding YbbR-like domain-containing protein: MILKLFGKMVRNWKAKLISLIIASIFYVNLQNSKVLIKTVNVPIDYPKLSGNLSYSKNPEKTIPVRVEGLKDVVNYYSQFMKAVIDPEDVQLGVTEVPIKKIVGVPSGVKVTKLKKTVPVEIESRGLKVVPIEVVFEGNPPANFEKLTQILSPQKITLSGKPQDLEKINKVVLPEISLVDRKEPFAKTVKIPELPKGVNVLGSRDVTVNVNIIPLSYKTGEQTAAGIPIVCSGLDPKLDAELSEEQVAIRYFSLKPIRSAQILTGITAQVPCNYIFDPIKNKIVPELQPQVAKVRIIKNKDLKGIEILQISPEKIEIRYKVKEQNLEPDNIDDGTGMEGITPHPSDRS; this comes from the coding sequence ATGATTTTGAAATTATTTGGGAAAATGGTTCGCAATTGGAAAGCAAAACTCATTTCACTTATCATTGCTAGTATCTTTTATGTAAATTTACAAAACTCCAAAGTTTTGATCAAAACAGTGAATGTTCCCATCGACTATCCAAAGTTATCTGGTAATTTGAGTTATTCAAAAAACCCAGAAAAAACCATTCCAGTTCGAGTGGAAGGATTAAAAGATGTAGTGAACTATTATTCTCAATTTATGAAGGCTGTGATTGATCCTGAAGATGTCCAATTAGGTGTCACAGAAGTTCCAATCAAAAAAATTGTTGGTGTACCGAGTGGTGTCAAGGTAACAAAGCTCAAAAAAACGGTTCCTGTAGAGATAGAATCCAGAGGACTTAAGGTGGTTCCAATTGAAGTTGTATTTGAAGGGAATCCACCTGCTAACTTTGAAAAGTTGACTCAAATATTAAGTCCTCAAAAAATCACACTCAGTGGTAAACCTCAAGACCTTGAAAAAATTAATAAAGTAGTTCTGCCAGAAATTTCACTTGTAGATCGAAAGGAACCATTTGCAAAAACGGTAAAAATCCCAGAATTACCAAAGGGTGTGAATGTCCTTGGTTCTCGTGATGTAACGGTGAATGTAAATATCATTCCCCTTTCGTATAAAACAGGAGAACAAACTGCCGCAGGAATTCCCATCGTTTGTTCTGGGTTAGATCCAAAACTAGATGCAGAACTTTCAGAAGAACAAGTTGCAATTCGTTATTTTTCCTTAAAACCAATTCGTTCAGCCCAAATCCTAACGGGCATTACGGCTCAAGTTCCTTGTAATTATATCTTTGATCCGATTAAAAATAAAATTGTCCCTGAGTTACAACCACAGGTAGCAAAGGTTAGGATCATCAAAAACAAGGATTTAAAAGGGATCGAAATATTACAGATCAGTCCTGAAAAAATCGAAATTCGATACAAAGTCAAAGAACAAAATCTCGAACCTGATAATATTGATGATGGAACGGGAATGGAAGGGATCACCCCACATCCTTCCGATCGATCCTAA
- the cdaA gene encoding diadenylate cyclase CdaA: MDFFRGLYIIPWSKNYISISLDVLIVAFLIYKTYTTLRRTRGIQLLFGVGIIWISGSLAEYLGFELLEWILTNIRPALVFAIIVLLQPELRRLTGDLARIRLLRLFFLKPTFDLDPIVEAVRAMSQEKIGSIIVLVKDISLKDISENAVPMDSIVTSEILQTIFFKNSPLHDGAVIIEQNRIVCAASYLPMSSSVEISTLGARHRSALGLSEETDSIIIVTSEETGDITICYEGEMIHPVKPLELKALVSGLMSGNKKSKDESQRKSKDKDSGVII, encoded by the coding sequence TTGGATTTTTTTCGAGGATTATACATCATTCCATGGAGTAAAAATTATATCTCCATTAGTTTAGATGTACTCATCGTCGCATTTTTAATTTACAAAACCTACACAACTTTACGTAGAACAAGAGGGATTCAACTTTTATTTGGAGTGGGGATCATTTGGATCTCAGGAAGTTTAGCTGAATATTTGGGTTTTGAGTTACTTGAATGGATCTTAACCAATATTCGGCCAGCACTTGTTTTTGCCATCATTGTTCTTTTACAACCTGAGTTACGACGTTTAACAGGTGACTTAGCAAGGATTCGACTCCTTCGTTTATTCTTTTTAAAACCTACATTTGATTTGGATCCAATTGTCGAAGCCGTTAGGGCCATGTCTCAAGAAAAAATTGGCTCTATCATTGTACTTGTAAAAGACATTAGTCTTAAAGATATATCAGAAAATGCGGTCCCAATGGATTCCATTGTAACCTCTGAAATTTTACAAACCATCTTCTTTAAGAATTCACCACTCCATGATGGTGCTGTCATCATTGAACAAAACCGAATTGTTTGTGCTGCCTCTTATTTGCCTATGAGTAGTTCTGTCGAAATTTCCACATTGGGTGCAAGGCATAGATCTGCTCTTGGACTTTCGGAAGAAACGGATTCGATCATCATCGTGACTTCTGAAGAAACAGGAGATATCACTATTTGTTATGAAGGGGAAATGATCCATCCAGTGAAACCCTTGGAGTTAAAGGCTCTTGTCAGTGGTCTGATGTCAGGAAATAAAAAATCAAAAGACGAATCACAAAGAAAATCGAAAGATAAAGATTCCGGTGTCATCATATGA
- the dapB gene encoding 4-hydroxy-tetrahydrodipicolinate reductase: MSKIKVGVIGAGGRMGKAIIQVLSISKKSVLSAAVVREGAIYAGFDSGNHAGIKETGILLSSDLQKANEDSDVLIDFSTHTGFESILNTALKNHKPLVIGTTGLTDSDKTLIKSASETIPIVFSPNMSVGVNLLFKLTEIAAKVLHEDFDIEVLDIHHRHKKDAPSGTAMYLKEVLLEASKRNEENVIYGRHGMYPERDQKEIAMHTMRAGEVVGEHTVYFFSPEERIEITHRAQDRKTFASGAVKAAEFLYGKSKGLYNMFDVLGI; the protein is encoded by the coding sequence TTGTCTAAAATCAAAGTTGGTGTGATTGGTGCTGGTGGTAGGATGGGGAAAGCCATCATCCAAGTCTTATCTATTTCCAAAAAATCAGTATTAAGCGCTGCTGTTGTGAGAGAGGGTGCAATTTATGCTGGTTTTGATTCTGGAAACCATGCAGGGATCAAAGAAACTGGAATTCTATTATCTTCCGACTTACAAAAAGCAAACGAAGATTCTGATGTGTTAATTGATTTTAGTACCCACACTGGTTTTGAATCCATTCTCAATACAGCATTAAAGAACCATAAACCATTGGTGATCGGAACGACTGGTCTTACTGATTCTGATAAAACTCTAATCAAATCGGCTTCTGAAACCATCCCAATTGTATTTTCTCCCAATATGTCTGTTGGTGTGAATTTACTCTTTAAACTGACTGAAATTGCAGCAAAAGTTTTACACGAAGATTTTGATATCGAAGTTTTAGACATCCACCATAGGCATAAAAAAGATGCTCCGTCTGGTACAGCGATGTATTTAAAAGAAGTTTTATTAGAAGCAAGTAAACGAAATGAAGAAAATGTGATTTATGGTCGTCATGGTATGTACCCAGAACGTGACCAAAAAGAAATCGCAATGCATACGATGCGTGCTGGCGAAGTCGTTGGGGAACACACTGTTTATTTTTTTAGTCCAGAAGAACGGATTGAGATTACCCACCGTGCCCAAGATCGTAAAACATTTGCTAGTGGGGCTGTGAAAGCTGCTGAATTTTTGTATGGCAAATCGAAAGGTTTGTACAATATGTTTGATGTTTTAGGAATATAA